The following proteins are co-located in the Haliotis asinina isolate JCU_RB_2024 chromosome 13, JCU_Hal_asi_v2, whole genome shotgun sequence genome:
- the LOC137259964 gene encoding poly [ADP-ribose] polymerase tankyrase-1-like, which yields MELSTLVLFVLVVFAVGDVQAVPKRGTLSKRVRELEMDMIIWKGTVVNLERKMFDRFKDLELSLKEDLTTTFVPALIKPLVKEGINSIMNEDYIGNMISGHVVNEVLNLKANLQNTKTQLKLLAQKLRRAEQERDLYRKSLGKVHGKLTNDIRALQLQVNDARTSTHPGTTAASTDPSPKSTVSPAPVTTKDLEASTTDASEDLTPSTTVPPTPVTTQDSDHHATPSAAAGRDLFDASEDGDLKRVKRILAAGNADINYRGGGYRMTPVMMAAGKGRRDVVEFLVGRGADVSLVSKYGNNVLHWACNGGDLDTVKLILDLNVVDVNARNNDGETAADKARGRRYQRVLDLLVSHASTTDASEDLTPSTTVPPTPVTTQDSDHHVTPSAAAGRDLYDASEDGDLKRVKRILAAGNADINYRGGGYRMTPVMMAAGKGRRDVVEFLVGRGADVSLVSKYGNNVLHWACDGGDLDTVKLILDLNVVDVNARNNDGETAADKARGRRYQRVLDLLVSHGAH from the exons ATGGAGCTATCAACGCTTGTACTCTTCGTCCTTGTGGTATTTGCTGTCGGTGACGTACAGGCTGTTCCTAAGCGTGGCACGTTGTCTAAACGGGTGAGAGAGCTGGAAATGGATATGATTATTTGGAAAGGTACAGTTGTTAATCTTGAGCGTAAAATGTTTGACCGTTTTAAAGACTTGGAGTTGTCACTAAAAGAAGACCTGACCACGACATTCGTCCCTGCTTTAATAAAGCCTCTCGTCAAGGAAGGGATCAATAGCATCATGAATGAAGACTACATTGGTAATATGATCAGTGGACATGTTGTCAATGAAGTCCTAAATTTGAAAGCCAACCTACAGAATACAAAGACACAACTCAAGCTACTGGCACAAAAGTTGAGAAGAGCTGAACAGGAAAGAGACCTTTACAGGAAGAGTCTTGGAAAAGTGCATGGAAAGTTGACCAATGATATACGTGCATTACAGCTGCAGGTAAATGACGCCAGGACCTCGACACATCCTGGAACTACAGCAG CCTCGACTGACCCGAGCCCTAAATCAACGGTTTCACCAGCGCCTGTGACGACAAAAGACCTTGAAG cctccACGACTGACGCGAGTGaggatctgacacccagcacGACAGTTCCACCGACgccagtgacgacacaagactctgatcACCATG CGActccatcagcagcagcaggccGCGACCTCTTCGACGCCAGCGAGGACGGTGACCTGAAGAGagtgaagcggatcctggcaGCGGGAAACGCTGACATCAACTATAGAGGAGGAGGGTACAGAATGACACCGGTGATGATGGCAGCAGGGAAGGGACGCAGGGAcgtggtggagttcctggtgggtagaggggctgatgtgtcactggtgagCAAGTACGGTAACAACGTCCTTCACTGGGCCTGTAATGGTGGAGACCTGGATACGGTGAAGCTGATCCTGGATCTCAACGTGGTGGACGTCAACGCCAGGAACAACGACGGGGAGACAGCGGCTGACAAGGCGAGAGGCAGGAGATATCAGCGCGTGTTGGATCTGCTGGTGTCACATG cctccACGACTGACGCGAGTGaggatctgacacccagcacGACAGTTCCACCGACgccagtgacgacacaagactctgatcACCATG tgactccatcagcagcagcaggccGCGACCTCTACGACGCCAGCGAGGACGGTGACCTGAAGAGAGTGAAGCGGATCTTGGCAGCGGGAAACGCTGACATCAACTATAGAGGAGGAGGGTACAGAATGACACCGGTGATGATGGCAGCAGGGAAGGGACGCAGGGAcgtggtggagttcctggtgggtagaggggctgatgtgtcactggtgagCAAGTACGGTAACAACGTCCTTCACTGGGCCTGTGATGGTGGAGACCTGGATACGGTGAAGCTGATCCTGGATCTCAACGTGGTGGACGTCAACGCCAGGAACAACGACGGGGAGACAGCGGCTGACAAGGCGAGAGGCAGGAGATATCAGCGCGTGTTGGATCTGCTGGTGTCACATGGTGCACACTGA